The region GGAATAAATCAATCAAGGAGTTAACCAACAAGCCCTTCGACAGGCTCAGGGCGAACGGAATAAATCAGCGCTTCCTTAGCCCAGCGCACGCTTCAACCGGCTGCGCAACAATTGCCAGTGCAACTCGCGCGAGTCTTCCGGTTCTTCCAGCAACAGCCCCTGTGCAGTAAATCCGCGCCGCAAATAATAACGATCAAACACCGATTGGCGCATTCCCCACTTGTGCAGGAATTGCTTTCCGCCATCATTCTTTTTCACCTTGCCGGTCGATTTGCACTGGAAGTGATAAACCAAAGAGTCGCCTACGCCAAGGAAGATGCGACACCCCGCGTGCCAAAGCTTCATCGAAAAATCGTTGTCGCTGCTCATGCCGGGCGAGAACTCGCTGCTGTAGCCGCCCACCTTGAACCACCAGCGCTTGCTCACCAATGTTGGCGGCCAGGTTGCTCCATACCAGTCTTGCTTGCTTTGCTGCGGCAATTCCGCAAGCAATCGCGCCTCGTCGAAATTGTCGGCATCGCTGCCGTAGTCGCGCACAATTACGCAGGGGTTGTTGGTGTCGCGCGGCTCGATCATGGTACCGGAAAGCATGAACAGGTCGGTATCCAGCTGTTTGAGTTTGTCGACCAGGGCGGTATCCCAGCCGGGGCAGCAATACATATCGTCGTTAAGATAAAGGATGTAGTCCTGAGTGGCATGCATGGCTGCCTCATTTACCGCCAGACAAATGCCGACGTTTTGGGGTGACGCCGTGTATGCAATGCCTTGCTGGCGTACCCATTCCAGCGAGCCATCGCTACCGTCATTCACATGCACGATGATTTGGTGAGGATAGGCGGAGTTCTGCCGGATACTGCGTATGCACAGCTGCAGTAACGCAAGGTTGTTCCAGGTCGGGATGATGATGGAAAACATGCAGCGATTCCTTTGATTAGTAAATTAACGACATTGAAGCTGCCAACCTGGCTGCGTATTCAGGACGATATCCCAAGGAACTGCAGCACGCGTCTAAAGTGTTACATGTTAACATTCCCGGCGGTCGCTCATTGAGTTCGCACTTCAATTTCTGTACCGCTAACATTCCGCATCATTGTGTAGATGGAAACTCTCAAGCAATACGAAAAATCCGGCAAGAGCATGAAGGTACCGCGCAAAATTCTGGTCGTTATTCCCTTACGCATAGGGGATGTACTGCTTTCCACCCCCGTCATAAGATCGATGCGACAGGCATGGCCCGACGCTGAAATCGACGTACTGGTATTTGAAAACACGGAAGGTGTATTGCTGCGCAATCCGGACATCCGGCGCGTGATTACCGTTCCGGCGCGTCCCGGGTTCCGGGAACATTTGAGCCTGATCTTAGGTCTGCTGCGTCGCTATGATCTTGCATTGACAACTCAGCTGGGCGATCGCCCGACTCTCTACACCTGGATCGCCGGGAAGATCAGGATTGGAATGCAGGATGGCAGCAGCAAGGAACACTGGAAGCAACACCTGCTCACGCATTGGGCATTCTTTGATCGAGTAAATACCCATACGGTGCTGACGAATCTCGGGCTGGTTGACTTGCTTGGCATCAAGCGCAGCCACGAAGTAGTCGTTGCATGGGACACCAGCGACGAAAAATCTGTAAGAGAGTTGCTGCCATTTGATATTGGGCTGCAACCTTACGCAGTGTTGCATATGTCCCCGAAATTTTCCTACAAGATGTGGCATCGCGACGGCTGGATCCAACTGGCACGTCGGTTTGAAGCAAACGGCATTCGCGCCGTACTCACTGGAAGCGGCGCTTCGGATGAGATGGAATATGTCGGGCAGATCTTCCGTTCCATGCCGGCAAGCACAGTGAATATGGCCGGCAAACTTAGTCTGGCAGAAAGCGCCTTTCTTATCAGCCGCGCCAAATGTTATGTTGGGCCGGATACGGCCCTCACCCATGTCGCTGCGGCACTGGGTACACCAA is a window of Sideroxydans sp. CL21 DNA encoding:
- a CDS encoding glycosyltransferase, which produces MFSIIIPTWNNLALLQLCIRSIRQNSAYPHQIIVHVNDGSDGSLEWVRQQGIAYTASPQNVGICLAVNEAAMHATQDYILYLNDDMYCCPGWDTALVDKLKQLDTDLFMLSGTMIEPRDTNNPCVIVRDYGSDADNFDEARLLAELPQQSKQDWYGATWPPTLVSKRWWFKVGGYSSEFSPGMSSDNDFSMKLWHAGCRIFLGVGDSLVYHFQCKSTGKVKKNDGGKQFLHKWGMRQSVFDRYYLRRGFTAQGLLLEEPEDSRELHWQLLRSRLKRALG
- a CDS encoding glycosyltransferase family 9 protein translates to METLKQYEKSGKSMKVPRKILVVIPLRIGDVLLSTPVIRSMRQAWPDAEIDVLVFENTEGVLLRNPDIRRVITVPARPGFREHLSLILGLLRRYDLALTTQLGDRPTLYTWIAGKIRIGMQDGSSKEHWKQHLLTHWAFFDRVNTHTVLTNLGLVDLLGIKRSHEVVVAWDTSDEKSVRELLPFDIGLQPYAVLHMSPKFSYKMWHRDGWIQLARRFEANGIRAVLTGSGASDEMEYVGQIFRSMPASTVNMAGKLSLAESAFLISRAKCYVGPDTALTHVAAALGTPTVALFGPSNPVKWGPWPKGYNKDINPYQMRGTQHVSNVVLLQGEGDCVPCMEEGCDRRITSLSACLQGLPVEKVIAALGELGLALVDKSLAGFLVDSEKNVADK